A single genomic interval of Romboutsia ilealis harbors:
- a CDS encoding DUF624 domain-containing protein, whose amino-acid sequence MKIIDSKIWEIGTKLYDLIVINLLWMIFSIPLVTLGPATYAGLKCIEELEYGSSHNIFILYLNNFKENFLSHMLGFNTLLGILIAFGNFAINMFYRENFILTGLCIFIMIESILAIGVIFTNYDKNPIDLILKSIIIGNKKVLNILLSLALCICVFIATVYIPVLFPITIALCMLISYKTVYKLY is encoded by the coding sequence ATGAAAATTATAGACAGTAAAATTTGGGAGATAGGAACTAAGCTTTATGATTTAATAGTTATAAATTTACTGTGGATGATATTTTCAATTCCTTTGGTAACCTTAGGGCCTGCAACTTATGCAGGTCTTAAGTGCATTGAAGAATTAGAATATGGGAGTTCACATAATATTTTTATATTATACTTAAATAACTTTAAAGAAAATTTTTTAAGTCATATGTTAGGATTTAATACCTTATTAGGGATATTAATAGCTTTTGGAAATTTTGCAATTAATATGTTTTACAGAGAGAATTTTATCTTGACAGGGTTATGTATATTTATAATGATAGAAAGTATATTAGCAATAGGCGTAATATTTACTAATTATGATAAAAATCCAATTGATTTAATATTAAAAAGTATTATTATTGGAAATAAAAAAGTTTTAAATATATTATTATCATTAGCTTTATGTATATGTGTATTTATAGCTACTGTATATATTCCCGTATTATTTCCAATAACTATAGCTTTATGTATGTTAATATCATATAAAACAGTGTATAAGCTATATTAA
- a CDS encoding AmiS/UreI family transporter has product MLGVVLLYVGIVLINNGIARITNIDSKSAAVMNVFVGLLSIIINIITIVHGDFILIDDVGDFYSAATGLLFGFTYLFVAVNSIFNLDNRLYGWYSLFVAINTIPAAWIDFYINGDWKMAIIWILWGILWLTGFIENVLKKELKFVPYLAIFEGIFTAWIPGFLILTNLW; this is encoded by the coding sequence ATGCTAGGAGTAGTTTTATTATATGTAGGAATAGTATTAATAAATAACGGTATAGCAAGAATCACTAATATTGATTCTAAATCAGCAGCAGTAATGAATGTTTTTGTAGGTTTATTGTCTATAATTATTAATATTATAACTATAGTACATGGAGACTTTATATTAATAGATGATGTAGGTGATTTTTATTCAGCAGCTACAGGCTTATTATTTGGATTTACATATTTATTTGTAGCTGTAAACTCTATATTTAACTTAGATAATAGATTATATGGTTGGTATAGTTTATTTGTTGCAATTAATACTATACCAGCAGCTTGGATAGATTTTTATATAAATGGAGACTGGAAAATGGCTATAATTTGGATACTATGGGGTATTTTATGGCTAACAGGTTTCATAGAAAATGTATTAAAGAAAGAATTAAAGTTTGTACCTTACTTAGCTATATTTGAAGGTATATTTACAGCATGGATACCAGGATTTTTAATTTTAACAAATTTATGGTAA
- a CDS encoding NADH peroxidase, with amino-acid sequence MKKFVCTVCGYIHEGETAPEVCPVCKVGADKFEEMKGELKWADEHRIGAAQGVDEEILEGLRANFVGECTEVGMYLAMARQADREGYPEVAEAYQRIAFEEAEHAAKFAELLGEVVVADTKANLEARVEAEYGATEGKLKIAKKAKELGLDAIHDTVHEMCKDEARHGKAFLGLLQRHFNN; translated from the coding sequence ATGAAAAAATTCGTTTGTACAGTATGTGGATATATACATGAAGGGGAGACTGCTCCAGAAGTTTGTCCAGTATGTAAGGTTGGGGCAGATAAGTTTGAAGAAATGAAAGGTGAATTAAAATGGGCTGATGAACACAGAATAGGTGCAGCTCAAGGTGTAGATGAAGAAATACTTGAAGGATTAAGAGCAAACTTTGTTGGAGAATGTACAGAAGTTGGAATGTACTTAGCAATGGCTAGACAAGCTGATAGAGAAGGATACCCAGAAGTTGCTGAAGCTTACCAAAGAATAGCATTTGAAGAAGCAGAACATGCTGCTAAATTTGCTGAATTATTAGGTGAAGTAGTAGTAGCTGATACTAAGGCTAACTTAGAAGCAAGAGTTGAAGCTGAATACGGAGCAACTGAAGGTAAATTAAAGATAGCTAAGAAAGCTAAAGAGTTAGGTCTTGATGCAATACATGATACAGTTCATGAAATGTGTAAAGATGAAGCTAGACATGGTAAAGCATTCTTAGGATTATTACAAAGACATTTTAATAACTAA
- a CDS encoding carbohydrate ABC transporter permease — protein sequence MKKKSNILRSVVAIVISLFHLIPFYILITTALKPMTDLSSRWIFPKEIHLENFTYALEKGGLITAMYNSIIITVISVLIIALIGATTAYPLARIKTKTNSVVLNLVVAVMMIPPLSMLVPLYSLLTKIGAINTYWGIIVITVTMGLPLSIFLYSNFISTIPVDLEEAASIDGCSRFKSFYKVVLPLLKPVTATVVILTGVNVWNDFQFPLYILQVPEMKTLTLAVSSFFSQNSSNLNAAAASALIAIIPVVIIYLLLQKQFVQGMVDSAIK from the coding sequence TTGAAGAAAAAATCAAATATATTAAGAAGTGTAGTAGCAATAGTTATATCACTATTTCACTTAATACCATTTTATATATTAATAACAACAGCTTTAAAGCCAATGACAGATCTATCTTCTAGATGGATATTTCCAAAGGAAATTCATTTAGAAAACTTTACTTATGCACTTGAAAAAGGTGGATTAATAACTGCAATGTATAATAGTATAATAATAACTGTAATAAGTGTATTGATTATAGCATTAATTGGAGCAACAACAGCTTACCCATTAGCTCGTATAAAAACGAAGACGAATTCCGTAGTGCTAAACTTAGTTGTAGCAGTTATGATGATACCTCCTTTAAGTATGTTAGTTCCTCTTTATTCATTACTTACAAAAATAGGAGCAATAAATACATACTGGGGAATAATCGTAATAACAGTAACTATGGGATTACCACTTAGTATATTTTTATATAGTAATTTTATAAGTACTATACCAGTTGATTTAGAAGAAGCTGCATCTATAGATGGATGCAGTAGATTTAAATCTTTTTATAAAGTAGTGCTTCCGCTTTTAAAGCCAGTAACTGCTACAGTAGTAATATTAACAGGAGTGAATGTATGGAATGATTTCCAATTCCCATTATACATATTACAGGTTCCAGAGATGAAAACCTTAACGCTAGCTGTATCATCATTTTTCTCTCAAAATTCATCAAACTTAAATGCAGCAGCAGCATCAGCTTTAATAGCTATAATACCTGTAGTTATAATATACTTACTACTACAAAAACAATTTGTTCAAGGTATGGTAGATAGTGCAATTAAATAG
- a CDS encoding PglD-related sugar-binding protein, translating to MTNLVIIGSDVYARRVIKCIEALIKSGEEISIKGIVDNNEEKTEIKGYKILDKIENASLYNDEDTSFIIAIKNNKTRQEISDKFKEFDYYTIIHPKAKIGKNVSIGKGSIIMDEAVINDNTKIGNYVIVNHGCIIDEEVIVEDYVNLLQSTALGKQVKVDSLTKIGRDVLVIAKISIGKKSIVKNASIVIEDVGDNCIMEGTPAKIIKKL from the coding sequence ATGACAAATTTAGTAATTATAGGCTCAGATGTATATGCTCGTAGAGTTATTAAATGTATAGAAGCTCTTATAAAATCTGGTGAAGAAATAAGTATAAAGGGTATAGTAGATAATAATGAAGAAAAAACTGAGATAAAAGGATATAAAATACTAGATAAAATAGAAAATGCTAGTTTGTATAATGATGAAGATACTAGCTTTATAATAGCTATAAAAAATAATAAGACTAGACAAGAAATATCAGATAAATTTAAGGAATTTGATTATTACACAATTATTCATCCTAAAGCGAAAATAGGTAAGAATGTATCTATAGGTAAAGGAAGTATAATAATGGATGAAGCTGTTATAAATGATAATACTAAAATAGGTAATTATGTAATAGTTAATCATGGATGTATAATAGATGAAGAAGTGATAGTTGAAGACTATGTTAATTTATTACAATCAACTGCCTTAGGTAAGCAAGTAAAGGTAGATTCATTAACTAAGATAGGCAGAGATGTTTTAGTAATAGCAAAGATTTCAATAGGTAAAAAAAGTATAGTTAAAAACGCATCAATAGTAATAGAAGATGTAGGAGATAATTGTATTATGGAAGGAACTCCGGCTAAAATTATAAAAAAATTATAA
- the ureB gene encoding urease subunit beta, producing MVPGEIKPARKEITINEGRNSITLKVANTGDRAIQVGSHYHFFEVNKALKLDREKAYGMHLDIAAGTSVRFEPGEEKEVNLVMFGGSQRVFGFNGLTEAQINDTTIKRSLDNAKIKGFIK from the coding sequence ATGGTACCAGGAGAAATAAAACCAGCTAGAAAAGAAATAACTATAAATGAAGGTAGAAATTCAATAACTTTGAAAGTCGCAAATACGGGAGATAGAGCTATACAAGTTGGATCTCATTATCATTTTTTTGAAGTTAATAAAGCATTGAAATTAGATAGAGAAAAAGCCTATGGTATGCATCTAGATATAGCAGCAGGAACATCGGTTAGATTTGAGCCAGGAGAAGAAAAAGAAGTAAACTTAGTAATGTTTGGTGGTAGTCAAAGAGTATTTGGGTTTAATGGATTGACAGAAGCACAAATAAATGACACTACTATAAAAAGATCGTTAGATAATGCAAAAATAAAAGGATTTATTAAATAA
- a CDS encoding ammonium transporter, whose product MYQLIFAIITTPFMTGDFANRITIVRWIKVLIIHITAGFGCVAGIRVLGNRAVKNDKEPFNLGLVSVGAGILLFGWFVFNAGSSLAAADTSTIVFTNTGVAGVFGMITWSIFHYIEHKRFSFLEMILGQSLVL is encoded by the coding sequence ATGTATCAATTAATATTCGCTATAATTACTACACCTTTTATGACAGGAGATTTTGCTAATAGAATTACTATTGTCAGATGGATAAAAGTATTAATAATACATATTACTGCAGGTTTTGGATGTGTAGCAGGCATACGCGTCTTAGGAAATAGGGCAGTAAAAAATGATAAAGAACCTTTTAACTTAGGTCTTGTTTCAGTAGGTGCTGGTATTTTACTATTTGGATGGTTTGTTTTTAATGCAGGTAGTTCATTGGCCGCAGCTGATACTTCAACTATAGTGTTTACAAATACAGGTGTTGCAGGTGTATTTGGTATGATTACATGGAGTATTTTTCACTATATAGAACATAAAAGATTTTCATTTTTAGAAATGATTTTAGGGCAGTCACTAGTCTTGTAA
- a CDS encoding urease accessory protein UreD yields the protein MSNKYAEISRVKIRTLNKNGKTILDDVYFTSPFKVAPPFYKSDDFIKVIIMSSSAGTMDGDVQEYDITLGDNTKMELTSQSFEKIHTMIEDEAKRECNIYIGKNSFFRYNLLPTIPFKDSAFKSNINIKLEDSSSKLIFMDIINCGRVAHGEKFKYKYYKSYVEVEYDNKLVYVDNTNYNPKEMDIENFGMYEGYTHFANILIANFTNNNEVLNTIREILKNSDVEGAASITQYNYISIKILGYNSDKLIQVSDKISEYLMNLDIN from the coding sequence ATGAGTAATAAATATGCAGAAATTTCAAGGGTAAAGATAAGAACATTAAATAAAAATGGTAAAACTATACTTGATGATGTTTATTTTACTTCACCATTTAAGGTTGCTCCACCATTTTATAAAAGTGATGATTTTATAAAGGTTATAATTATGTCATCTTCAGCAGGTACTATGGATGGAGATGTTCAAGAGTATGATATAACTTTAGGTGATAATACTAAGATGGAGCTTACTTCACAGTCTTTTGAAAAAATACACACTATGATAGAAGACGAGGCAAAAAGAGAATGTAATATATATATAGGAAAAAATAGTTTTTTTAGATATAATTTACTTCCTACAATTCCTTTTAAAGACTCTGCTTTTAAAAGTAATATAAATATAAAACTTGAAGATTCATCATCTAAGTTGATATTTATGGATATTATAAATTGTGGAAGAGTAGCACATGGTGAAAAGTTTAAATACAAATATTATAAATCATATGTAGAAGTTGAATACGATAATAAGCTCGTATATGTAGACAATACTAATTATAATCCAAAAGAGATGGATATAGAGAATTTTGGAATGTACGAAGGATATACTCATTTTGCAAATATACTGATAGCAAACTTTACAAATAATAATGAAGTTTTAAATACTATTAGAGAAATTTTAAAAAATAGTGATGTTGAGGGAGCAGCCTCTATTACTCAATATAATTATATAAGTATTAAGATACTTGGATACAATTCAGATAAATTAATACAAGTTAGTGATAAAATAAGTGAATACTTAATGAATTTAGATATAAATTAA
- the ureG gene encoding urease accessory protein UreG produces MFISYVKIGVAGPVGSGKTALIEKLIRVMSKDYSIGVITNDIYTKEDAEFLHKNSILPIERIVGVETGGCPHTAIREDASMNLEAVDELANKFPDLDIIFIESGGDNLSATFSPELSDATIFVIDVAEGDKIPRKGGPGITRSDLLVINKIDLAPYVGADLSVMERDSKKMRDDKPFIFTNIRGMEGVNDVVDWIKSNVLLEGLKQYE; encoded by the coding sequence ATTTTTATTTCTTACGTAAAAATAGGAGTAGCGGGACCTGTAGGTTCTGGTAAAACTGCTTTAATAGAAAAATTAATAAGAGTGATGTCAAAGGATTATAGCATCGGTGTAATAACTAATGATATATATACAAAAGAAGATGCAGAGTTTTTACATAAAAACTCGATACTACCAATAGAGCGAATAGTTGGTGTTGAAACTGGAGGATGTCCTCATACTGCAATTAGAGAAGATGCTTCTATGAATTTAGAAGCAGTTGATGAATTAGCTAATAAATTTCCAGATCTTGATATAATATTTATAGAAAGTGGAGGAGACAACTTATCAGCAACATTTAGTCCAGAATTGTCAGATGCTACAATATTTGTAATAGATGTAGCTGAAGGAGATAAAATCCCTAGAAAAGGTGGTCCTGGAATAACACGTTCTGACTTATTAGTGATAAATAAGATTGATTTAGCACCATATGTTGGAGCAGATCTTTCTGTAATGGAAAGAGACTCAAAGAAAATGAGAGACGATAAACCTTTCATATTCACTAATATTAGAGGAATGGAAGGAGTAAATGATGTTGTAGATTGGATAAAATCTAATGTATTATTAGAAGGGTTAAAGCAGTATGAGTAA
- the ureA gene encoding urease subunit gamma, with the protein MRLTPKEIEKLILHCAGELAKDRKNRGIKLNFVESTALISSELLELAREGKSVPELMNLGTKMLTKEDVMEGVAEVLHEVQIEATFPDGTKLVTVHNPIQ; encoded by the coding sequence ATGAGATTAACACCTAAAGAAATTGAAAAATTAATATTACACTGTGCGGGAGAATTAGCAAAAGACAGAAAAAATAGAGGGATAAAATTAAACTTTGTAGAGTCAACTGCACTTATATCATCTGAACTTTTAGAATTGGCAAGAGAAGGAAAGTCAGTACCAGAGTTAATGAACTTAGGAACAAAAATGCTTACTAAAGAGGATGTTATGGAAGGAGTTGCTGAAGTTTTACATGAAGTTCAAATTGAAGCAACATTTCCAGATGGAACTAAATTAGTAACTGTACACAATCCAATTCAATAA
- a CDS encoding urease accessory protein UreF gives MKSSIDKNLFMLFQINDSLFPIGAYSHSYGLETYIQKKLVTNVDTAFEYLKCNLKSNFLYSELLAINLSYEYADKERLDKLIRLDNILNASKSPKEIRLASQKLGSRFIKTLMSTDIDYKNNNFIDYVSKSKDNLPTHTVAYGVFCQSVGIERERAIDGFLYSYTSSTITNCVKSIPLSQTQGQQLLYKSYDIFEEVINKLDELTIDDLCLSTPGFDIRCMQHENLYSRLYMS, from the coding sequence ATGAAAAGTTCTATAGATAAAAATTTATTTATGTTATTTCAAATAAATGATTCTTTATTTCCAATAGGAGCATATAGTCATTCATATGGGCTTGAAACATATATACAAAAGAAGTTAGTTACAAATGTAGATACAGCATTTGAATATTTAAAGTGTAATTTAAAATCTAACTTCTTATATAGTGAATTGTTGGCTATAAATTTATCATATGAATATGCAGATAAAGAGCGTTTAGATAAATTAATAAGATTAGATAATATATTAAATGCAAGTAAATCACCTAAAGAAATAAGATTAGCAAGTCAAAAATTAGGCTCAAGATTTATAAAAACATTAATGAGTACAGATATTGATTATAAAAATAATAACTTTATAGATTATGTAAGTAAAAGTAAAGATAATTTACCTACGCATACAGTTGCATATGGAGTATTTTGCCAGTCAGTAGGGATTGAAAGAGAAAGAGCGATAGATGGATTTTTATACTCTTATACCTCATCAACAATTACAAATTGTGTAAAAAGTATTCCTCTTAGCCAAACTCAAGGTCAGCAATTACTTTATAAATCATACGATATATTTGAAGAAGTAATTAATAAATTAGATGAATTAACAATAGATGATTTATGTTTATCAACACCAGGATTTGATATAAGATGTATGCAACATGAAAATCTTTACTCAAGACTTTATATGTCATAA
- a CDS encoding urease accessory protein UreE, with the protein MLVEKVIGNINDEQFKNSNIDYVDIEWHEAFKKLHRKTSQSGIEVGIKLDNDILTRGLRQGDILAINEDNVIAVNIPKDKALVVKVDNTHLVPKVCYEIGNRHATLFEGSSHNEFITIYSEPMKEMLEKIGASVTVEEVQFDFNKSISSSINSHHH; encoded by the coding sequence ATGTTAGTTGAAAAAGTAATTGGAAATATAAATGATGAACAATTTAAAAATAGTAATATTGATTATGTAGATATAGAGTGGCATGAAGCATTTAAAAAGCTTCATAGGAAAACTAGCCAAAGTGGAATTGAGGTGGGTATAAAACTAGATAATGATATATTAACAAGAGGGCTTCGTCAAGGTGACATACTAGCTATAAATGAAGACAATGTTATAGCTGTTAATATTCCTAAAGATAAAGCATTAGTTGTTAAAGTTGATAATACTCATTTAGTTCCAAAGGTTTGTTATGAAATAGGTAATAGACATGCTACTTTATTTGAAGGAAGTAGTCACAATGAGTTTATAACAATATACAGTGAGCCAATGAAGGAAATGCTAGAAAAAATAGGAGCAAGTGTTACAGTAGAAGAAGTTCAATTTGATTTTAATAAAAGTATATCATCATCTATAAATTCACATCATCATTAA
- a CDS encoding carbohydrate ABC transporter permease: protein MQAVGRHKTTKNTQTKKESKSLNKKSPKKNLINLMYMPAVVLFVIFVIYPFLDGVRISLTNWNGYSQEYSYIGFSNYKSLFKDENVIIALKNTFLYGVGSTIIQQIIGLSYAVFLNNKFRCRGFARTVIYLPIMVASVIMGYIWYFLLQYNGGAINDILIALGIEPIDFIANGKLMVWIIVLINSLQFCGVSMVIYLAGLQNISEMYYEAARLDGATKLQQFKNITLPLLKPAIVTSVTLNLIGGLKLFDAIKALTNGGPGYTTHSLSTLINYTYFNSQSAGYAAAIGIMLFIIILVTTLVLNKVLDRKDVA, encoded by the coding sequence ATGCAAGCAGTAGGAAGACATAAAACTACTAAAAATACTCAAACAAAAAAAGAAAGTAAATCCTTAAATAAAAAATCACCTAAGAAGAATTTGATAAATTTAATGTATATGCCAGCAGTAGTATTGTTTGTGATATTTGTTATATATCCATTCTTAGATGGAGTTAGAATATCTTTAACAAACTGGAATGGATACTCACAAGAATATAGTTATATAGGATTTTCAAATTATAAATCACTATTTAAAGATGAGAATGTGATAATAGCACTAAAAAATACATTTCTTTATGGTGTTGGAAGTACTATAATACAGCAAATAATAGGACTTTCTTATGCAGTATTTTTAAACAATAAGTTCAGATGTAGAGGATTTGCAAGAACTGTAATATATCTACCTATAATGGTTGCATCAGTAATCATGGGATATATTTGGTATTTCTTATTACAGTATAATGGTGGAGCTATAAATGATATATTAATAGCTTTAGGTATAGAGCCCATAGATTTTATAGCAAATGGGAAATTAATGGTTTGGATTATAGTGTTAATAAACTCTCTACAATTTTGTGGGGTATCAATGGTAATATACTTAGCTGGGCTTCAAAATATATCAGAAATGTATTATGAAGCAGCAAGATTAGATGGAGCAACAAAGTTACAGCAATTTAAAAATATTACCTTACCTTTATTAAAACCAGCAATAGTAACTAGTGTTACTTTAAACTTAATAGGTGGATTAAAATTATTTGATGCTATAAAAGCATTAACTAACGGTGGTCCAGGGTACACTACTCACTCACTATCAACTTTAATAAATTATACATATTTTAATTCTCAAAGTGCAGGATATGCAGCTGCTATAGGTATAATGCTATTTATAATAATACTAGTGACAACATTAGTGCTTAATAAAGTGCTTGATAGAAAGGACGTGGCGTAA
- a CDS encoding phosphohydrolase yields MADYITTYSKIHLAPIEPEEKDILIEDIAHALSLMCRANGHFKEFYSVGQHCIYCCEEAIKRGYSNTVALACLLHDASEAYLADITRPVKKNLQNYLKIEEVLQNTIYEKYIGRELTKEEEELISLVDDAMLYNEFIHYMNEKLQTKDTHLVSKPAFEFIEFSKVENKYKELFNILVNKCREENTAKSCF; encoded by the coding sequence ATGGCAGATTATATAACAACCTATTCAAAAATACATCTTGCACCAATTGAACCTGAAGAAAAAGATATATTAATAGAAGATATTGCTCATGCACTTTCTCTTATGTGTAGGGCTAATGGTCACTTTAAAGAATTTTATTCAGTCGGACAACATTGCATATATTGTTGCGAAGAAGCGATTAAAAGAGGTTATAGTAATACTGTAGCATTAGCTTGTTTATTACATGATGCTAGTGAAGCATATTTAGCTGATATTACAAGACCAGTTAAGAAAAATTTACAAAACTACTTAAAAATAGAAGAAGTATTGCAAAATACTATATATGAAAAATATATAGGAAGAGAGTTAACAAAAGAGGAAGAAGAATTAATATCTTTAGTTGATGATGCAATGCTTTATAATGAATTTATTCATTATATGAATGAAAAACTTCAAACTAAAGATACTCATTTAGTAAGTAAACCTGCTTTTGAATTTATAGAATTTTCTAAAGTTGAAAATAAATATAAAGAGCTATTTAATATTTTAGTTAATAAATGTAGAGAAGAAAATACAGCAAAAAGTTGTTTTTAA
- the ureC gene encoding urease subunit alpha: MSQKIEAGKYISMYGPTVGDKVRLGDTDLFIEVEKDYTVYGDECKFGGGKSLRNGMGQSATGTSKGGDLDLVITNALILDYWGIVKADIGIKDGKIVGIGKAGNPDIMDGVDHNMVVGASTEALSAEGAIVTAGGIDTHIHFISPQQIDTALYSGVTTMIGGGVGPSDGSNATTCTPGPWNMERMLEAAEEYPMNLGFYGKGNCSTNSALAEQILAGAVGLKIHEDWGATPAVIDTCLNVAEEYDVQVAIHTDTLNEAGYIEDTIEAIAGRTIHTFHTEGAGGGHSPDIIKAAAFGNVLPASTNPTMPYTVNTIDEHLDMLMVCHHLDKKIEEDVAFADSRIRPETIAAEDVLHDMGVFSIMSSDSQAMGRVGEVITRTWQTAHKMKVQRGPLKEEKGDNDNFRARRYIAKYTINPAIAQGVSDYIGSIEVGKFADLVVWNNAYFGVKPEMIIKGGMITAAKMGDPNASIPTPQPVIYRPMFGAQGQAKYKSCLTFVSKISYDNKINEKLGLKKTVYPVKNCRNIGKRDMVLNDQTPEITVNPETYEVKADGVLLTCEPAKELPLAQRYNLF, translated from the coding sequence ATGAGTCAAAAAATAGAAGCAGGTAAGTATATATCAATGTATGGTCCAACAGTTGGAGATAAAGTAAGACTTGGAGATACAGATTTATTTATAGAAGTAGAAAAAGACTACACAGTTTATGGAGATGAATGTAAATTTGGTGGTGGAAAAAGTCTTAGAAATGGTATGGGTCAATCAGCTACAGGAACTAGTAAAGGTGGAGATTTAGACTTAGTAATAACTAACGCATTAATACTTGATTACTGGGGGATTGTTAAGGCTGATATTGGTATAAAAGATGGAAAAATAGTTGGAATAGGTAAAGCAGGAAATCCTGATATTATGGATGGAGTAGATCATAATATGGTAGTTGGGGCATCTACAGAAGCTCTTTCTGCAGAAGGTGCAATAGTTACTGCTGGAGGTATAGACACTCACATACACTTTATATCTCCACAACAAATAGATACAGCACTATATAGTGGTGTAACAACTATGATAGGTGGTGGAGTAGGTCCATCAGATGGTAGTAATGCTACTACATGTACACCTGGTCCTTGGAATATGGAGAGAATGCTTGAAGCAGCAGAAGAGTATCCAATGAACTTAGGGTTTTATGGTAAAGGAAACTGTTCAACAAACTCAGCTTTAGCAGAACAAATATTAGCAGGAGCAGTTGGACTTAAAATACATGAAGACTGGGGAGCAACTCCAGCGGTAATTGATACTTGCTTAAATGTAGCTGAAGAATATGATGTGCAAGTTGCAATACATACAGATACATTAAATGAAGCTGGATATATAGAAGATACAATAGAAGCAATCGCTGGAAGAACTATACATACATTCCATACAGAAGGTGCAGGAGGAGGTCATTCACCTGACATAATAAAAGCAGCTGCTTTTGGAAATGTATTACCAGCATCAACAAACCCAACTATGCCATACACTGTAAATACAATAGATGAACATTTAGATATGCTAATGGTTTGTCACCATCTAGATAAAAAAATAGAGGAAGACGTTGCATTTGCAGATTCAAGAATAAGACCAGAAACAATAGCGGCAGAAGACGTACTTCACGACATGGGAGTATTTAGTATAATGAGTTCTGATTCTCAAGCTATGGGTAGAGTTGGAGAAGTTATAACTCGTACTTGGCAAACTGCTCATAAAATGAAGGTACAACGTGGCCCATTAAAGGAAGAAAAGGGAGACAATGATAACTTTAGAGCTAGAAGATATATAGCAAAATACACTATAAATCCAGCTATAGCACAAGGAGTTTCTGATTATATAGGCTCTATTGAAGTTGGTAAATTTGCAGATTTAGTAGTATGGAATAATGCTTACTTTGGAGTAAAACCAGAGATGATAATAAAAGGTGGAATGATAACTGCTGCTAAAATGGGAGATCCTAATGCATCAATACCAACTCCTCAACCAGTAATATATAGACCTATGTTTGGAGCCCAGGGACAAGCTAAATATAAAAGCTGTTTAACTTTTGTATCAAAAATATCATATGACAATAAAATAAACGAAAAGTTAGGTCTTAAAAAGACTGTTTATCCAGTTAAAAACTGTAGAAATATAGGAAAAAGAGATATGGTGCTAAATGATCAGACTCCAGAAATAACAGTAAATCCAGAAACATATGAAGTTAAAGCAGATGGTGTTTTATTAACTTGTGAGCCAGCAAAAGAATTGCCGTTAGCTCAAAGATACAACTTATTCTAA